Proteins encoded together in one Bdellovibrio bacteriovorus window:
- the flhB gene encoding flagellar biosynthesis protein FlhB, translating to MAAENGEKTEKATQARREEFRKKGNVAHTKELASAALLLAAAGGVYVLGRFFFKNFYELFQYSFGQDMVVLVREGKFTEAFRFNGEKALILIAPVAGIAGLIGAVSSLAQVGFLRVEDALSPNFEKVNPVEGFKRVFSLRAVVEAVKSILKMGAVGLVLYFLLRGEVRQIPYMLTFSVEQILMYLGSIVVKLLGGVGGVMLVIALADYFYQRWDLEKKMMMTKQEVKEEHKQREGDPMIKSRIRRIQREMASKRMMAEIPKADVVITNPTHIAVVLKYTDNLPAPQIVAMGADHVAEKIKEIARENNIPIVENKPLARTIFKTLKIGQVIPRELFVAVAEVLSYVYRLRRKKR from the coding sequence ATGGCTGCGGAAAACGGCGAAAAGACCGAAAAGGCGACGCAGGCGAGACGGGAAGAGTTTCGCAAAAAAGGAAACGTCGCCCATACAAAAGAGCTGGCGTCAGCGGCATTATTGCTTGCTGCGGCTGGTGGCGTGTATGTTTTGGGTCGCTTTTTCTTCAAGAACTTCTACGAACTTTTCCAATACTCATTCGGTCAAGACATGGTTGTGCTAGTACGTGAAGGAAAGTTCACGGAAGCCTTCCGCTTTAACGGTGAAAAAGCTTTGATCTTGATCGCCCCTGTTGCGGGTATTGCGGGCCTTATCGGTGCGGTTTCTTCGCTGGCGCAAGTTGGTTTCTTGCGTGTGGAAGATGCTCTTTCTCCTAACTTTGAAAAAGTGAATCCCGTAGAAGGTTTCAAACGCGTTTTCAGTCTTCGCGCTGTCGTAGAGGCTGTTAAGTCCATTCTAAAAATGGGCGCGGTGGGCTTGGTTCTTTATTTCCTTCTTCGTGGTGAAGTTCGTCAAATCCCTTACATGCTGACATTCTCTGTTGAGCAGATCTTGATGTACCTAGGTAGCATCGTCGTAAAGCTTTTGGGCGGGGTTGGTGGAGTGATGCTGGTGATTGCACTAGCGGATTATTTCTATCAACGCTGGGACCTTGAAAAGAAAATGATGATGACCAAACAGGAAGTCAAAGAAGAGCACAAGCAGCGTGAGGGTGATCCCATGATCAAATCACGCATTCGTCGTATTCAACGTGAAATGGCGAGCAAGCGTATGATGGCGGAAATTCCTAAAGCCGACGTCGTTATTACAAATCCCACACATATTGCGGTTGTTCTTAAATACACGGACAACCTTCCGGCTCCGCAAATCGTGGCAATGGGTGCTGACCACGTGGCGGAAAAAATTAAAGAGATTGCGCGCGAAAACAATATCCCGATCGTGGAAAACAAACCACTGGCGCGCACGATCTTTAAGACACTTAAAATTGGACAAGTTATACCTCGAGAGCTCTTTGTCGCGGTCGCCGAAGTGCTTTCATATGTTTATCGTTTGCGTAGGAAGAAAAGATAA